The following proteins are encoded in a genomic region of Vicugna pacos chromosome 16, VicPac4, whole genome shotgun sequence:
- the KLHL11 gene encoding kelch-like protein 11, whose product MAAAAVAAAAAAAAAASLQVLEMESMETAAAGSAGLAAEVRGSGTVDFGHGPGLSAMEASGGDPGPEAEDFECSSHCSELSWRQNEQRRQGLFCDITLCFGGAGGREFRAHRSVLAAATEYFTPLLSGQFSESRSGRVEMRKWSSEPGPEPDTVEAVIEYMYTGRIRVSTGSVHEVLELADRFLLIRLKEFCGEFLKKKLHLSNCVAIHSLAHMYTLSQLALKAADMIRRNFHKVIQDEEFYTLPFHLIRDWLSDLEITVDSEEVLFETVLKWVQRNAEERERYFEELFKLLRLSQMKPTYLTRHVKPERLVANNEVCVKLVADAVERHALRAENIQSGTFQHPASHVSLLPRYGQNMDVIMVIGGVSEGGDYLSECVGYFVDEDRWVNLPHIHNHLDGHAVAVTESYVYVAGSMEPGFAKTVERYNPNLNTWEHVCSLMTRKHSFGLTEVKGKLYSIGGHGNFSPGFKDVTVYNPELDKWHNLESAPKILRDVKALAIEDRFVYIAARTPVDRDTEDGLKAVITCYDTETRQWQDVESLPLIDNYCFFQMSVVNSNFYQTASCCPKSYSIENEEAVRKIASQVSDEILESLPPEVLSIEGAAICYYKDDVFIIGGWKNSDDIDKQYRKEAYRYCAERKRWMLLPPMPQPRCRATACHVRIPYRYLHGTQRYPMPQNLMWQKDRIRQMQEIHRHALNMRRVPSSQIEC is encoded by the exons ATGGCGGcagcggcagtggcggcggcggcggcggcggctgctgctgcgTCTCTTCAGGTGCTGGAGATGGAGAGCATGGAGACGGCCGCCGCCGGCTCAGCTGGGCTGGCCGCCGAAGTCAGAGGCAGTGGCACGGTGGACTTCGGGCATGGGCCGGGCTTGTCTGCAATGGAGGCGAGCGGCGGCGATCCGGGCCCGGAGGCCGAGGATTTCGAATGTAGTTCTCACTGCTCGGAGCTGTCGTGGCGGCAGAACGAGCAACGGCGCCAGGGCCTCTTCTGCGACATTACCTTGTGCTTCGGCGGTGCGGGAGGCCGCGAGTTCCGGGCCCACCGCTCGGTACTGGCGGCCGCCACCGAGTACTTTACGCCCCTGCTCTCGGGCCAGTTCTCCGAGTCCCGCTCGGGCCGGGTGGAGATGCGCAAGTGGAGCTCCGAGCCCGGGCCCGAACCCGACACGGTGGAAGCCGTTATCGAATACATGTACACCGGGCGCATCCGCGTCAGCACGGGCAGTGTGCACGAAGTGCTGGAGTTGGCCGACAG gTTCCTATTAATTCGTTTAAAAGAATTTTGTGGAGAATTTCTCAAGAAAAAACTTCATCTCTCTAATTGTGTGGCCATCCATAGCTTAGCTCACATGTATACCCTGAGCCAACTTGCTCTGAAAGCTGCAGATATGATACGGAGAAATTTCCACAAAGTAATTCAGGATGAGGAATTTTATACTTTACCTTTCCATCTCATTCGAGACTGGCTGTCAGACTTGGAGATTACGGTTGACTCTGAAGAGGTTCTGTTTGAAACAGTTTTAAAGTGGGTTCAGAGAAAtgctgaagagagagagagatactttGAAGAACTTTTTAAATTGCTCCGATTGTCCCAGATGAAACCTACTTACCTTACTCGTCACGTCAAACCAGAGAGGCTGGTGGCCAATAATGAAGTTTGTGTCAAGTTAGTGGCCGATGCAGTGGAGAGGCATGCTCTGAGAGCTGAGAATATACAGTCTGGCACGTTCCAGCATCCTGCTTCTCATGTTTCTTTGTTACCTCGCTATGGGCAGAACATGGATGTGATCATGGTTATAGGAGGCGTGTCAGAAGGAGGAGACTATTTAAGTGAATGTGTGGGATATTTTGTCGATGAGGACAGATGGGTAAACCTACCCCATATTCATAATCACCTTGATGGACATGCTGTTGCAGTAACAGAATCCTACGTGTATGTTGCTGGGTCAATGGAACCAGGATTTGCTAAAACTGTGGAAAGATATAACCCAAATTTGAATACGTGGGAACATGTTTGTAGTCTGATGACAAGGAAGCATTCTTTTGGGCTGACAGAAGTCAAAGGGAAGCTCTACAGCATTGGAGGACATGGCAACTTTAGTCCTGGTTTTAAAGATGTGACTGTTTATAATCCCGAGCTTGATAAATGGCACAACTTGGAATCGGCACCAAAGATTCTTCGAGATGTTAAAGCACTAGCTATTGAAGACCGGTTTGTGTACATTGCTGCCCGCACTCCTGTGGACCGGGACACTGAAGATGGATTAAAGGCTGTCATTACTTGCTATGATACAGAGACTCGACAGTGGCAAGATGTGGAATCTTTGCCACTTATTGACAATTACTGCTTTTTCCAAATGTCCGTGGTCAATTCAAACTTTTACCAGACAGCCTCATGCTGTCCCAAGAGTTATTCGATAGAAAATGAAGAGGCAGTAAGAAAAATTGCCAGCCAAGTTTCTGATGAGATCCTTGAAAGCTTACCTCCAGAAGTCCTAAGCATCGAAGGAGCAGCCATCTGCTATTACAAAGATGATGTCTTCATTATTGGGGGCTGGAAAAACAGTGATGATATTGACAAACAGTATCGGAAAGAAGCCTACCGATACTGTGCTGAGAGAAAGAGGTGGATGCTTCTTCCTCCCATGCCACAGCCTCGTTGTAGAGCCACTGCCTGCCACGTGAGAATCCCATACCGGTACTTGCATGGCACTCAGAGATACCCTATGCCTCAAAACTTAATGTGGCAGAAGGACCGGATCAGACAGATGCAGGAAATACATCGGCATGCCCTAAACATGCGGCGAGTGCCAAGCTCTCAGATAGAATGCTAG
- the KLHL10 gene encoding kelch-like protein 10 isoform X3 translates to MMKLIIEYAYTRTVPITPDNVEKLLAAADQFNIMGIVRGCCEFLKSELCLDNCIGICKFTDYYYCPELRQKAYMFILHNFEEMVKVSAEFLELSVTELKDIIEKDELNVKQEDAVFEAILKWISHDPQNRKQHISVLLPKVRLALMHAEYFMNNVKMNDYVKDSEECKPVIINALKAMYDLNMNGPSNSDFTNPLTRPRLPYAILFAIGGWSGGSPTNAIEAYDARADRWVNVTCEEESPRAYHGAAYLKGYVYIIGGFDSVDYFNSVKRFDPVKKTWHQVAPMHSRRCYVSVTVLSNFIYAMGGFDGYVRLNTAERYEPETNQWTLIAPMHEQRSDASATTLYGKVYICGGFNGNECLFTAEVYNTESNQWTVIAPMRSRRSGIGVIAYGEHVYAVGGFDGANRLRSAEAYSPVANTWRTIPTMFNPRSNFGIEVVDDLLFVVGGFNGFTTTFNVECYDEKTDEWYDAHDMSIYRSALSCCVVPGLANVGEYAARRDNFTGLALRDEVKYSASTSTLPV, encoded by the exons ATGATGAAGTTAATTATTGAATATGCGTACACCCGGACCGTCCCCATCACACCTGACAACGTGGAGAAGCTGCTGGCTGCTGCAGACCAATTTAACATCATGGGTATTGTCAGGGGTTGCTGTGAGTTCCTCAAGTCGGAGCTGTGTTTGGATAACTGTATCGGCATCTGCAAGTTCACAGACTACTACTACTGCCCTGAGCTGAGGCAGAAGGCCTACATGTTCATACTGCACAACTTTGAGGAGATGGTGAAGGTCTCAGCAGAGTTTTTAGAGCTCTCAGTCACTGAACTTAAGGATATCATTGAGAAAGATGAGCTCAACGTCAAACAAGAAGATGCTGTATTTGAGGccattttaaaatggatttctcATGACCCCCAAAATAGGAAGCAGCATATTTCAGTTTTGCTTCCCAAG GTTCGCCTGGCCCTAATGCATGCTGAATACTTCATGAACAATGTTAAGATGAATGACTATGTCAAAGACAGTGAGGAATGCAAACCAGTCATCATTAATGCCCTGAAGGCCATGTATGACCTAAACATGAACGGACCTTCAAATTCTGACTTCACCAACCCACTCACCAGGCCCCGCCTGCCCTACGCCATCCTATTTGCAATTGGTGGCTGGAGTGGTGGGAGCCCCACCAATGCCATTGAAGCATATGATGCTCGGGCAGACAGATGGGTGAATGTCACTTGTGAGGAAGAGAGTCCCCGTGCCTACCATGGGGCAGCCTATCTGAAAGGCTATGTTTATATCATTGGGGGGTTCGATAGCGTAGACTATTTCAATAGTGTTAAGCGTTTTGACCCAGTCAAGAAAACTTGGCACCAGGTGGCCCCGATGCACTCCAGACGTTGCTATGTCAGTGTGACAGTCCTCAGCAATTTTATTTACGCCATGGGAGGATTTGATGGCTACGTGCGTCTCAACACGGCTGAACGTTATGAGCCAGAGACCAATCAATGGACACTCATTGCTCCCATGCACGAACAGAGGAGTGATGCGAGTGCCACAACACTCTATGGAAAG GTCTACATATGTGGTGGGTTTAATGGAAATGAATGCCTGTTTACAGCAGAAGTGTACAACACTGAGAGTAATCAGTGGACAGTCATAGCACCCATGAGAAGCAGGAGGAGTGGAATAGGCGTAATTGCTTATGGAGAACACGTATATGCA GTAGGCGGCTTTGACGGAGCTAACCGACTTAGGAGTGCAGAAGCCTATAGCCCAGTGGCTAACACTTGGCGCACGATCCCCACTATGTTTAATCCTCGTAGCAATTTTGGCATCGAGGTGGTAGACGACCTCTTGTTTGTGGTGGGTGGCTTTAATGGCTTTACCACCACCTTTAACGTTGAGTGCTATGATGAAAAGACCGACGAGTGGTATGATGCTCATGACATGAGCATATACCGAAGTGCTCTGAGCTGCTGTGTGGTACCAGGGCTGGCCAACGTTGGGGAATACGCAGCTAGACGGGACAACTTCACAGGATTAGCACTGCGAGATGAAGTAAAATACTCCGCTTCGACAAGTACCCTACCTGTATGA